A segment of the Symmachiella macrocystis genome:
TCTTACGATGGCTGCGCAGATTGATAGACCATCGTTCACGGAAAGATCTTCCCGGTAGAAATGCAGCGACTTGGATGCCCGCATCGATCATCGGACGAAGAAATTTGCGACTAAGGAACATCGAGCCGATGCCGTCATACAAAAACCGGACGGTCACACCCGCGTGAGCTTTTTGAATCAACAAGTCCCGCACGCGGGTGCCAGTGCGGTCCATTTGCCAAATGTAGTACTCCAAATGCAACGAATGCTCAGCGGCAAGAATCGCCTGTTCGATCAAGCCCAAGGTTTGGTTGGTATCGTTGAGCAACTCGATACGATTATTGATGGTCGGCCGCGTGGAAGAGAGACGGTTGATCAACCGCACAATGTTCTGCTGCTTGGTGGTGAGACCTTCGCCGGGGAGCAATTGATAGTGCGTGAGTTCAGGAAGTAGCCGCGAGATTTCCCGATCGGAGACCGTTTTACGCCTCACGCGCCGTTGTACGCGGTTGACACCGAAGACGACGTAGAACAACGCGCCAAAATATGGGGCGAGTACGATTAAAAATAGCCAAGCCACGGTTGAGACCGGCCGTTTCTTTTGCAGCAGCAGAACCGGGATCAACAGCAACGTTACGAGGTAACCGCAAAGTGTGATCCAGAAATAGAGCGTGAGCATGATGCGTTTCAGTCGAGGTGTCGCGGTCGTGGACTTCTGCGCCGATTTGTATCCCATCCCACCGATGTGCCACTATGGCCCCAATTGTTAACGAAACAATTCAGCGCCATCGTTCATTCGAGACACGCGGCTACCCAACATTCTACCGGTTCTCGCCGCATGAACAACAAACCGGCTGAGGAGACTCGTCGTCGCCGGTGATCACTGTTATCCTAAGACCGTAATCAGCCTGGTTTCGAGGGACTTGCTCGCCACCATGACATGTCCCAATCTTCGCAGGGAATGTCGCGACGCAGCTTTCATAGTCCGAGGGTGATTCACAAATTGACGACACAATCTGCGCAGTGGGAGAACTGCCTTCACGACCCTGCCGGGTCGGGAATCTCCGCGTAAAACAGTACTAATGAATCTAAGGATACCGAAGATGAAATTCGCCATTTGCCAAGAATTGTTTGTTGACTGGGATTGGGAACGGCAGTGCAAGTTTATCGCTGATGTCGGGTACACGGGGATTGAAGTCGCTCCGTTCACACTGGCTGACCGAGTCACCGACGTCACCGCTGAACAACGCCAAACCTTGCGCAAGCAAGCAGAAGACGCTGGGTTGGAAGTCGTTGGCTTGCATTGGCTTCTGGCGAAAACCGAAGGACTACATCTGACCACTGCCGACGCAGGAGTTCGCAGTAATACGGCGGACTATATTGCCGAGTTGGCCCACGCATGTGCTGATTTGGGGGGCGAGGTTCTTGTGTTTGGCTCGCCTCAACAACGGAACCTCGAAGAGGGTATGTCGCGGGAACAGGCGATGGCCAATGCGGCTGAGGTGTTCCGACAGGCGATGCCGGTTCTGAGTGACCGCAATGTGAAGTTGTGTATGGAACCGCTCACGCCGAAGGAAACAAACTTCATCACCACCTGCGCCGACGGGGTGGAGTTGATGGGGTTGGTGGACCATCCGAATTTCATTTTGCATCAAGATGTCAAAGCCATGTTGAGCGAGTCGGATTCGATTCCGGAATTGATACATCGTCACGCAAAAGTGACCGGACATTTTCATGTCAACGACAGTAACTTATTGGGACCGGGAATGGGCGAAACCGACTTCGCGCCGATCTTCAAAGCGTTGTTGGAAACGCAATACGATGGTTGGGTCTCGGTGGAAGTTTTCGATTACAAACCAGGCGCAGAACTGATCGCGCGCGAAAGTTTTCGTTACATGCAAGAGACGCTTAACGCAGTTTCCTAGACGTCAACGGTGCGTACTTTGACGTTTTTTTGTTAAAAAAATGAAAGTTTGCAAAAAAAATTTCGCAGGGGAAATACCCTGCATCGAAGGCATGCTTAACAACGCAACAATACGATAGTGCGTAGCACGCGCAGCGCATCCTGAAAAACGATGTACGCGATTAACGCTTGTTTTATAGGCGTTTTTCGCGTTTTTTCATGCGCGGTGTTGCGCGCGTTCTTTGTTGCGATAAAGAATTCTATGTCAGTGAATCGTTAAGACGCATCGCGCAAAGCATTCACAGCAAAGCAATTGAAACGAAAAATGATCCACAGTCGTCTTGCACAATCTCTCGAAATGCTTACCATGTCGACGTGTCAAGTGAACACTCTAATTTTTCAAGAGTTCGAGAGTTATGAATTGCTTGAATTTCGATTCAAAGTTTGCGGTTGATAACGCGACTGTTGATCAATGAGCGTTCCTGCCACTTGTCATGTACGACAAGTTGGAATGGATTCATGTTTCGGTGTTGTGTGGTTTGTCTTTGCCGAAATTAAAGCCCGGTGCCAGCGGCGAGACGACTACCAAATTGGCTCTGTAAGGAGGAACTTCTGTGGCCAAGAAAAAAGCAGCGAAGAAAGCTGTCAAGAAGGCAGCAAAGAAAAAGGCGACTAAGAAGAAGGCCGTGAAGAAGAAGGCGACCAAGAAAAAGGCCGTCAAGAAAAAGGCCGTCAAGAAAAAGAAGAAGGCGACCAAGAAAAAAGCGGCTAAGAAAAAAACCGCTAAAAAGAAAGTCGCTAAGAAGAAGGTAGCCAAGAAGAAGGCGGCCAAGAAAAAAACCGCCAAAAAGAAAAAGAAGAAAAAGTAGCAATACTTCTTTGGTGAAATAATCGACTGCCGGCTCCACCGGCACACGGGTTACAACGAGAAGAAGCGGCTGGTTTACGCCAGCCGCTTCTTTCTATTCCTAGGGAGCCAAACGAGTTAGCCGTACTGCTGCCTAAAGATACATGTTGACTAGGTTCTCCAGCATCTCCTGACGTCCGCTTTCGTTAGGATGCACCTCTCCCGCCTCCAGCATGTAAGACTCTAAGTCGGCAAAGGTGACCGACCCCGCCTCGATCTTCGCTCCGATCCCTTCGTCAAAACTGCGATAGCGGTTCTTGACGAAATCACTCAACACCCCATCGGCACGGATCGCTGCCGCAATTTTCAGCCCGTGCGCAAAGGCATCCATGCCACCGATGTGCGCGTGGAACAAATCGATTGGCTCGAAACTTTCGCGACGAACCTTGGCGTCAAAATTGACCCCGCCGGGCGCCAAACCGCCTTGATCCAAAATCGCCAACATGCATTGCGTGGTCAGATAAATATCGGTTGGAAATTGATCCGTATCCCATCCCAGCAATAGGTCCCCGGTGTTGGCATCGATACTTCCCAGCCCGCCTTGGATCGACGCATAGATCAACTCATGCGCCATCGTATGCCCGGCCAGCGTGGCGTGGTTGGTTTCGATGTTGAGCTTCACATGATCCAGCAGATCATATTGCCGTAGAAAGTTCAGACAAGCAGCGGCATCGAAATCGTATTGATGTTTGGTTGGTTCTTTCGGCTTCGGCTCAAACAAAAACTGACCGGTGAAGCCAATGCTCTTTGCATGTTCTACCGCCATGTGCATGAACGCCGCTAAGTGATCCAACTCGCGTTTCATGTCGGTGTTGTACAGATTCATGTACCCTTCGCGACCGCCCCAAAAGACGTAGTTCTCGCCGCCGAGTCGGTGCGTGACTTCCATCGCTTTTTTGACTTGGGAGGCAGCGTAGGCGAAGACATCGGCGTTGCAGGAAGTCGCCGCTCCGTGCAGATACCGCGGATGCGAAAACAAATTGGCGGTCCCCCACAACAGATCGATACCGGTCCGCTGTTGTTCCTCGGCCAAGGCATCGGCGACGGCGTCGAGGTTTTTGTGGCTTTCGGCCAAGGTCGCGCCTTCGGGAGCGACGTCGCGGTCATGGAAGCAATAAAACGGTGCGCCGAGCTTTTCGATAAATTCAAACGCGACCCGCACGCGATTGATTGCGTTCTCTACGCTTTCGGTCCCGTCATCCCACGGCCGCTGCAAGGTCCCAGCGCCAAACGGGTCGGCTCCGGTGCCGCGAAACGTATGCCAGTAACAAACGCTGAATCGCAACTGGTCCCGCATCGAGCGACCTTCGACGATCTCGTCGGCATTGTAGTGCCGAAACGCCAAGGGGTTTTTGCTCGTGGGACCTTCGTATTCAATTTTGGAAATGTCTGTAAAAAATGCCATCGCTGTTTCCTCATAAATGTGTTGATCGCTGAATGTGCAGTCACCGAGTTTACCGCCGAAGGATGGTGCCGAAAAGCGACGCCGCGCGGAAAATCACGGACTCGCTCGCATTCATATTTTAAGGCCGCAAAGTATGCCAATAGACTGCTGTTACTCGGCATTTGCTTCCGTTCGAGATATACTAAATGGCAGTGATTTGAGTACTCCTGTTGAAGGCGCAAGATGCGGATTCGAATGGCAACAATTCAACGATGTTTCGTAGCCTCATTAAAACGTATAAGCGTTTTTGTTGGACTTTGGATATTCCTGACGATCGCCCCGCAGCTGCGAGCTGATGAGCAGTTTTTCTTGGAGCGCGTCGCACCAGTGCTCGAACGACGTTGCGTGCGTTGCCACAATGGAGACAATGCAAAAGGGGGCTTGGATCTCTCTTCGTCCCAAGGGCTGCACGATGGGGGCGATAGCGGCGCGGCAGTTGCTGCTGCGGTTGAGGACAGTCTGCTGTTGGAGATGGTCACCGGCGACGATCCTGCGATGCCCGAGGGTGGCCCTGCCCTGACCCAAGAGCAAATCGCAGATTTGCGGCAATGGATTACCTCCGGGGCGACTTGGCCGAAGACAACAATCCTCCAACCAAAGCCGGGTGATGGCGATTGGTGGTCGCTACGACCGCTTGCCAACCCGCCGGTTCCGCAAGCGACGTCGCCGTGGATCCGCACGCCGGTTGATGCGTTCATTCTTGAACGACTCACGCAGAAAAAACTCACCCCCAACCAGGAAGCGGATCGTCGCACGCTCATTCGCCGGCTGACATTTGATCTGCACGGTCTGCCGCCGACACAGGAGGAGATTGACGCATTCGTGGCCGACTCTGACCCGGCCGCCTATGACAAATTGGTCGACCGGTTGTTGGCTTCGCCGCGGTATGGCGAACGTTGGGCGCGGCATTGGCTCGATGTGGTGCATTACGGTGATACGCACGGCTACGACAAAGACAAGCGTCGCCCCAATGCATGGCCCTATCGCGATTACGTCATTCGTTCACTCAACGAAGACAAACCCTATACGCAATTTATCCGCGAACAATTGGCCGGGGACGTGCTCTTTCCTGGCGAACCGGATGGCATTATCGCGACCGGTTTTGTCGTTGCCGGGCCGTGGGATTTTGTGGGACACGTGGAACTGCGCGAAGGAACACTCGATAAAACAATCACTCGCAACCTCGACCGTGATGATATGGTCACGAACACCATGGCCACCTTTTGCAGCTTGACGGTGCACTGCGCGCGGTGTCACGACCACAAGTTCGATCCCATCACCCAAGCGGATTACTACAGCCTGCAAGCGGTGTTCGCCGGGATCGATCGCGCACCACGTCCCTATAAAATCGATGCCGAGATTGAAGCAGAACGCACACAATTGACGGCGGAGCGAAACGACCTCCGCGCAAAAATCAATGCTGCCAAAAAAGCCAAAACTGACTTGGCGGAACTTGAAAAACAGTTGGCCCCCATCGAAGCGTCATTGGCTAAGTTGCCAAAACCGCCATTGGTTTATGCCGCTGCGACCAATTTTCCCCACGCGGGAAGTTTCCGCCCGACCGGTGGCAAGCCGCGTGAGATTCATTTGCTCAATCGGGGAAGCGAGAAACAGCCGGGTGAAATGATGCAGCCTGGAACGGTTGGTTGCATCCCCGGATTGCCGTCGCGATTCCAACTCGACAATCCTGATGACGAAGGAGCAAGGCGGGTCCAATTGGCGGCTTGGATCACCGACGTCAAAAACCCGCTCACGTGGCGGTCGATCGTCAATCGCGTATGGCATTATCATTTTGGCAGCGCCATCGTTGATAGCCCCAACGATTTTGGTCACATGGGGGCTACGCCGACGCATCCCGAACTACTCGACTGGCTGGCGGCCGATTTTCGCGACAACGGGCAGTCGCTCAAACGATTGCACAAGCTGATCGTCACCAGCGCCTCCTATCGTCAGTCGACGGCGTATGACGAACACAATGCGAAGATCGATTCGGGGAATCAATTCCTGTGGCGGATGAATCGCCGACAATTGGAGGCCGAAGCGCTGCGAGATGCCGTGTTGGCGACCAGCGGAAAATTGGACACGACCATGTATGGGCCGGGATTTGATCTGTTTGGTTTCATCGACGACCATTCGCCGCATTATTTGTACGACAAATATGATCCCGATGATCCCCGCGGATTGCGACGGAGCATTTATCGCTTCATCGTCCGCTCAGTCCCCGATCCATTCATGGAAACCCTCGACTGCGCCGATCCCTCGCAGAATGTGCCGGTGCGAAATTCCACCGTCACAGCCCTGCAGGCGCTGTCGCTGCTCAACAACAAATTCATGGTGCGACAAGCGGAGCATTTCGCTGCAAGAGCCCAAGCGCAAGCTGAGGGGCTGCCGGCACAAATTGCCTTCGCCTTTCAGACCGCCCTGGGACGCGTGCCAAGCGAGCAAGAATCGCAAACGCTAACTGCGTACGCCGAACAACACGGCCTAGCCAATGCCTGCCGGTTGTTGTTTAACGCAAACGAGTTTTTGTTCGTCGATTAAATACACCGATAAGCGGTGGGTGCCTCTCCCGTTGTTCGATACGTTGTTAGGGGCGGTTTTTGTATTTCTTGCTGGCATCGGTGAGGATTTTGCGTTCCTCATCGGTCAGGCTGGCTTCGCCCTGCTCTTGAATTTTGATCAAAATCTCGTCCACACGACTGTCGAGATTTTGTGACGGTGGCGACTCCGGCGGTTGATAGGCGCGAATGTTGGGATTGGACTTGGGACCGCGCTTGGGCATTTTCCAATTGCCGAAACTGAGCAGCGGCATGATCCGCCAACCGAAGTATTTGTAGGCGACACCAAACGCCGCTCCGCCCAAGTGCGCCGCGTGGGCGATCACCGAATCACCGGGTCTGATGACGCCAAACAGATCAATGGCCGCGTAACCAACCGCTAAGAATCGAAACTCGATGGGGATCACGAACATAAACAGGATCGTCATCCGCGGGTAAAGCATGGCACACAAAAAGACGACCGCATTCACGCCGCCCGAAGCCCCGATCACCCCGGCGATGTTTCCATCAACAAGTTGAATCGCGACGTGGCATAATCCGCTGACAACAACGCCGGTCAGATAAAATGCCAGAAATTCTTTGGAGCCGTAAATCGGTTCGACAATGCGACCAAACATCCACAGCACGTACATGTTGAAAAAAATGTGCATAAAGCTGCCGTGGCAAAAACCGTAGGTGACCAGCCGCCAGATTTGGAATTGTTCCAGGGAACGGAGACTCAAACTGAGATAATTCGATATCTGGTCGTCCATGACGATAAAGCCTCCGGCATTGACCGGCTGCTTGGAGAGCTGCTGCAGCAGAAAAACGGC
Coding sequences within it:
- a CDS encoding sugar phosphate isomerase/epimerase family protein; amino-acid sequence: MKFAICQELFVDWDWERQCKFIADVGYTGIEVAPFTLADRVTDVTAEQRQTLRKQAEDAGLEVVGLHWLLAKTEGLHLTTADAGVRSNTADYIAELAHACADLGGEVLVFGSPQQRNLEEGMSREQAMANAAEVFRQAMPVLSDRNVKLCMEPLTPKETNFITTCADGVELMGLVDHPNFILHQDVKAMLSESDSIPELIHRHAKVTGHFHVNDSNLLGPGMGETDFAPIFKALLETQYDGWVSVEVFDYKPGAELIARESFRYMQETLNAVS
- the xylA gene encoding xylose isomerase, translating into MAFFTDISKIEYEGPTSKNPLAFRHYNADEIVEGRSMRDQLRFSVCYWHTFRGTGADPFGAGTLQRPWDDGTESVENAINRVRVAFEFIEKLGAPFYCFHDRDVAPEGATLAESHKNLDAVADALAEEQQRTGIDLLWGTANLFSHPRYLHGAATSCNADVFAYAASQVKKAMEVTHRLGGENYVFWGGREGYMNLYNTDMKRELDHLAAFMHMAVEHAKSIGFTGQFLFEPKPKEPTKHQYDFDAAACLNFLRQYDLLDHVKLNIETNHATLAGHTMAHELIYASIQGGLGSIDANTGDLLLGWDTDQFPTDIYLTTQCMLAILDQGGLAPGGVNFDAKVRRESFEPIDLFHAHIGGMDAFAHGLKIAAAIRADGVLSDFVKNRYRSFDEGIGAKIEAGSVTFADLESYMLEAGEVHPNESGRQEMLENLVNMYL
- a CDS encoding PSD1 and planctomycete cytochrome C domain-containing protein, whose product is MLERRCVRCHNGDNAKGGLDLSSSQGLHDGGDSGAAVAAAVEDSLLLEMVTGDDPAMPEGGPALTQEQIADLRQWITSGATWPKTTILQPKPGDGDWWSLRPLANPPVPQATSPWIRTPVDAFILERLTQKKLTPNQEADRRTLIRRLTFDLHGLPPTQEEIDAFVADSDPAAYDKLVDRLLASPRYGERWARHWLDVVHYGDTHGYDKDKRRPNAWPYRDYVIRSLNEDKPYTQFIREQLAGDVLFPGEPDGIIATGFVVAGPWDFVGHVELREGTLDKTITRNLDRDDMVTNTMATFCSLTVHCARCHDHKFDPITQADYYSLQAVFAGIDRAPRPYKIDAEIEAERTQLTAERNDLRAKINAAKKAKTDLAELEKQLAPIEASLAKLPKPPLVYAAATNFPHAGSFRPTGGKPREIHLLNRGSEKQPGEMMQPGTVGCIPGLPSRFQLDNPDDEGARRVQLAAWITDVKNPLTWRSIVNRVWHYHFGSAIVDSPNDFGHMGATPTHPELLDWLAADFRDNGQSLKRLHKLIVTSASYRQSTAYDEHNAKIDSGNQFLWRMNRRQLEAEALRDAVLATSGKLDTTMYGPGFDLFGFIDDHSPHYLYDKYDPDDPRGLRRSIYRFIVRSVPDPFMETLDCADPSQNVPVRNSTVTALQALSLLNNKFMVRQAEHFAARAQAQAEGLPAQIAFAFQTALGRVPSEQESQTLTAYAEQHGLANACRLLFNANEFLFVD
- a CDS encoding rhomboid family intramembrane serine protease — translated: MGLENRDYARSGNSGGYGGGYGNSGGNWAINYLLVANIAVFLLQQLSKQPVNAGGFIVMDDQISNYLSLSLRSLEQFQIWRLVTYGFCHGSFMHIFFNMYVLWMFGRIVEPIYGSKEFLAFYLTGVVVSGLCHVAIQLVDGNIAGVIGASGGVNAVVFLCAMLYPRMTILFMFVIPIEFRFLAVGYAAIDLFGVIRPGDSVIAHAAHLGGAAFGVAYKYFGWRIMPLLSFGNWKMPKRGPKSNPNIRAYQPPESPPSQNLDSRVDEILIKIQEQGEASLTDEERKILTDASKKYKNRP